In the Malus domestica chromosome 16, GDT2T_hap1 genome, one interval contains:
- the LOC103402803 gene encoding protein BIG GRAIN 1-like E, with product MSIISTGVLSADPGADKIHKKSFHHRNDSGELDVFEAARYFSGYIEAPSSHNNNNSSNTSAFSQRMMKEDRSSWRGGRISLDMPIRHMLHHPQQNPNHHNHVAVEKQNNIKDKKYKQPSSPGGRLASFLNSLFNQSASKKKKSKSSATQSMKDEEESPGGRRKRRSSISHFRSSSTTDAKSVYSSSSSGFRTPPPYSHAQTAASKSYKDLRSYSDNHKQQYQHQQQAVSLSKYNTNFDEKRSSNKELTWLDHEKFKLSEKYKISSELDHKGLLKRLSEVVDDEEEDEGAESDSSSDLFELQNYDLGFYSSGLPVYETTNVDNIKIRSGTPISNASS from the coding sequence ATGTCTATTATTAGTACAGGGGTGCTCTCGGCAGACCCTGGAGCTGATAAGATACACAAGAAATCGTTCCACCACAGGAACGACTCCGGGGAGCTCGATGTTTTCGAAGCTGCAAGGTACTTCTCAGGATACATTGAAGCTCCCAGCAgccataacaacaacaacagcagCAACACTTCGGCATTTTCGCAGAGGATGATGAAAGAAGACAGATCTTCGTGGAGAGGAGGCAGAATCAGCCTTGATATGCCTATAAGACACATGCTCCATCATCCTCAGCAAAACCCTAATCACCATAACCACGTGGCGGTGGAAAAGCAAAACAACATCAAAGACAAGAAATACAAGCAGCCGAGCTCTCCAGGCGGGAGACTAGCCAGCTTCTTGAATTCTCTATTCAACCAATCagcatccaagaagaagaagtcaaAATCCAGCGCCACGCAGTCCATGAAAGACGAGGAAGAGAGCCCAGGTGGGAGGCGGAAGAGGAGGAGCAGCATTAGTCATTTTCGAAGCTCGAGCACCACGGATGCCAAGTCGGTGTATTCCTCATCGAGTTCAGGGTTTCGAACACCTCCTCCTTATAGCCATGCACAAACGGCAGCCTCCAAGAGCTACAAAGATTTGAGAAGCTATTCGGATAATCACAAGCAGCAATATCAACACCAGCAGCAAGCGGTTTCTTTATCGAAGTACAATACGAACTTCGATGAGAAAAGATCATCAAACAAAGAACTGACTTGGTTGGATCATGAGAAGTTCAAATTATCGGAGAAGTATAAGATTAGTTCCGAGCTAGATCACAAGGGTTTGCTCAAAAGGCTAAGTGAGGTTGTTGACGACGAGGAGGAAGATGAAGGTGCAGAGAGTGATTCGAGCTCTGATCTTTTCGAGCTGCAGAATTATGACCTGGGTTTTTACTCGAGCGGCTTGCCTGTGTACGAAACTACAAATGTGGACAACATCAAGATCAGATCAGGAACACCAATTTCCAATGCTTcgtcctaa
- the LOC103402804 gene encoding squamosa promoter-binding-like protein 6, protein MESWSFGSEGKGLLFPEEIDIPTDAFSRNTRKPFLELDDKTCFNFGKESVDRVGFMDLGFPDSNQGVEILNGVVCNDSSYNSVASPSCLISSSSSFGEGESGSKFSGPVTECSSMDSSMIALKLGSLPDSRGAQNIQHSISTERSKKAGNGTRSSYYPAPTCQVHGCNMDLTFSKDYHKRHRVCDAHSKTAVVIVNGIEQRFCQQCSRFHLLAEFDDVKRSCRKRLAGHNLRRRKPLLDTLDCKPHKLIRTCQGNGYMGSSILKGTPFGFSDILPDGCILHPEYEQANQYGNVKSEDRSTYGQSVTPIPNRQFIPKSFHHLPGLGEQFAPGTPLSGNEYSVFDTASNAQKAFGASNSSCALSLLSAQSHNLSSHSAGVQVPNPLINQRAHHCFGQLNEKTSRVNSMENCGRNRSYPFSKKSMGANHMESVNISDSSHAADFQLHTDRAYHVSDCLSAKYCVSPERGTTFNLLQLSSHLQRVEHERNFLQVKQENGKFYCFPTGMQATT, encoded by the exons ATGGAGTCCTGGAGTTTTGGTTCAGAGGGGAAAGGGCTTTTGTTTCCGGAAGAAATCGATATACCAACTGATGCATTTTCAAGGAATACTAGAAAACCATTCCTGGAATTGGATGACAAAACTTGCTTTAATTTTGGCAAGGAATCAGTTGACAGGGTGGGGTTCATGGATTTGGGGTTCCCTGATAGTAACCAAGGAGTGGAAATCTTGAATGGTGTGGTTTGTAATGATTCTAGTTACAATTCTGTAGCTTCACCGAGTTGTTTGATTAGTTCAAGTTCATCTTTTGGTGAGGGGGAATCCGGGTCGAAGTTTTCAGGCCCTGTGACTGAATGTAGTAGTATGGATTCATCAATGATTGCTTTGAAGCTAGGGAGCTTGCCTGATAGCAGAGGTGCACAGAATATTCAGCATTCGATTTCTACTGAGAGGTCAAAAAAAGCTGGCAATGGCACGAGGAGTTCGTACTATCCCGCTCCCACCTGCCAAGTCCATGGGTGTAACATGGATCTTACCTTCTCAAAGGATTACCACAAGAGGCATAGGGTTTGTGATGCTCACTCCAAGACTGCCGTAGTGATTGTTAATGGAATCGAACAACGGTTTTGCCAGCAGTGCAgcag GTTTCATCTTCTTGCTGAATTTGATGATGTGAAGCGCAGTTGTCGTAAGCGCCTAGCTGGCCACAACCTTCGCCGAAGGAAGCCTCTACTAGATACCCTCGATTGTAAACCGCATAAGTTGATCCGGACATGTCAAG GAAACGGGTATATGGGAAGTTCCATTCTGAAGGGAACACCCTTTGGTTTTTCGGATATACTTCCAGATGGCTGCATTCTGCATCCAGAATATGAGCAAGCTAACCAATatggaaatgtcaaatctgaAGACAGGTCAACCTACGGTCAGTCTGTAACACCTATACCAAACAGGCAGTTTATTCCAAAATCATTCCACCATCTGCCTGGCCTTGGCGAACAGTTTGCTCCAGGAACTCCCTTGTCAGGAAATGAATACTCTGTCTTTGATACAGCATCAAATGCTCAGAAAGCATTTGGGGCTTCAAACTCCAGCTgtgctctctctcttctgtcAGCTCAATCGCATAACTTATCAAGCCATTCAGCCGGAGTTCAAGTGCCTAACCCCCTGATCAATCAAAGAGCCCATCACTGTTTTGGTCAACTTAATGAAAAGACTTCGAGGGTAAACTCCATGGAAAATTGTGGACGAAACAGGTCCTACCCGTTTAGTAAGAAATCTATGGGAGCCAACCACATGGAATCAGTAAACATTTCTGATTCTAGTCATGCTGCTGACTTCCAACTTCACACAGACAGAGCTTATCATGTGTCAGATTGCTTGAGTGCCAAGTATTGTGTTTCTCCTGAACGCGGAACAACTTTTAATTTGCTGCAATTGTCATCACACCTTCAGAGAGTGGAGCATGAGAGGAACTTTCTCCAAGTAAAGCAGGAAAATGGAAAATTCTACTGTTTCCCGACAGGCATGCAAGCAACAACGTGA
- the LOC103402805 gene encoding protein CRABS CLAW isoform X1 produces MNMEEKVTMDLINQPSEHLCYVRCNFCNTVLAVGIPCKRLMDTVTVKCGHCSNLSFLSTRPPLQGQCLPDHPTSLTLQQAGCCNDFKKDQSSTSSSPVSSDPPSPKAPFVVKPPEKKHRLPSAYNRFMKDEIQRIKAANPEIPHREAFSAAAKNWARYIPCQSSAAGSGSGSY; encoded by the exons ATGAACATGGAAGAGAAAGTTACCATGGACCTCATTAATCAGCCATCTGAGCACCTTTGCTATGTTCGGTGCAACTTCTGCAACACTGTTCTCGCG GTTGGGATTCCATGCAAACGGTTGATGGACACAGTAACAGTGAAATGTGGTCATTGCAGTAACCTCTCCTTTCTCAGCACCAGACCTCCACTCCAAGGTCAATGCCTTCCTGATCACCCCACCTCCTTGACTCTTCAG CAGGCGGGCTGTTGCAATGACTTCAAGAAGGACCAATCCTCCACATCATCGTCACCGGTATCAAGCGACCCACCATCCCCCAAAGCACCTTTTGTTGTAAAAC CACCGGAGAAGAAACACAGACTTCCATCTGCCTACAATCGATTCATGAA AGATGAGATCCAGCGAATCAAAGCAGCAAACCCAGAGATTCCACATCGTGAAGCTTTTAGTGCTGCAGCAAAAAAT TGGGCTAGGTACATTCCCTGTCAATCGTCAGCTGCAGGATCAGGCTCTGGGAGCTATTAA
- the LOC103402805 gene encoding protein CRABS CLAW isoform X2 — translation MNMEEKVTMDLINQPSEHLCYVRCNFCNTVLAVGIPCKRLMDTVTVKCGHCSNLSFLSTRPPLQGQCLPDHPTSLTLQAGCCNDFKKDQSSTSSSPVSSDPPSPKAPFVVKPPEKKHRLPSAYNRFMKDEIQRIKAANPEIPHREAFSAAAKNWARYIPCQSSAAGSGSGSY, via the exons ATGAACATGGAAGAGAAAGTTACCATGGACCTCATTAATCAGCCATCTGAGCACCTTTGCTATGTTCGGTGCAACTTCTGCAACACTGTTCTCGCG GTTGGGATTCCATGCAAACGGTTGATGGACACAGTAACAGTGAAATGTGGTCATTGCAGTAACCTCTCCTTTCTCAGCACCAGACCTCCACTCCAAGGTCAATGCCTTCCTGATCACCCCACCTCCTTGACTCTTCAG GCGGGCTGTTGCAATGACTTCAAGAAGGACCAATCCTCCACATCATCGTCACCGGTATCAAGCGACCCACCATCCCCCAAAGCACCTTTTGTTGTAAAAC CACCGGAGAAGAAACACAGACTTCCATCTGCCTACAATCGATTCATGAA AGATGAGATCCAGCGAATCAAAGCAGCAAACCCAGAGATTCCACATCGTGAAGCTTTTAGTGCTGCAGCAAAAAAT TGGGCTAGGTACATTCCCTGTCAATCGTCAGCTGCAGGATCAGGCTCTGGGAGCTATTAA